The sequence CCGTTCGGCCCCTTCCGGATGTACTCCACCTCGGACCCATCCGACGCGGACGCCCCGGACACCCGGGTGGAGGGGGTCGACCTCACCGGCAACCTGGTCGACCTCGGTGAACGGGCGACGGGCATCCGTCGGGCAGAGATCGAGGGCCAGCAGAGCCGCTATGTCGCCGACCCCGGTCAGCTGCGCGAGGTGGCCGAGGCGTACGGCCGGCGGCACCCCGACGCCCCGGAGCTCGTCGAGGTCCGGATCGTGATCCGTTGGCACGACATCACCGACCGCCGGCCCACCGGGCGGTGGGTCGACGAGACCGTCGTCCGCTGGCCGGTCACGCCGTGAGCCGCTGGCTGACCGAGGCGGTGCCACGCGGTCGCGTCGCCGCCTTCCGGACCCTGGTGTACCTCTTCGTCGCCGGCGACCTGCTCGTCTTCACCCCGTGGATACGCGCCCGCGTCGACGTGCCCGGCGACCTGTACCAACCACTCTTCGTCGGGCGCGTACTGCCGCTGCCCACCCCCAACCCGGCGCTGGTGAACGTCATCTTCTGGGCGCTGCTGCTGCTCGCCCTGCTCGCCGCCACCGGGCGGGCCCCCCGGCTGCTCGGCTGGCCGGTCTTCGTGCTCTACCTCGAGTGGATGATCATCGCGATGAGCTACGGAAAGGTGGACCACGACCGGTTCGGCCTGCTCGTCGCGCTGGCCGTGCTGCCCACCGCCGGCCGGGCCCGGCACGGCGATCCGGCCAGGACCGAGGCCGGCGGCTGGGCGTTGCGGGTCACCCAGCTCGCCGTCGTCTGCACCTACTTCCTCGCCGCCTGGGCGAAGTTCCGCTTCGGCGGCCTGGACTGGGCGACCGGCTCGGTCCTCGCGAAGGCGATCATCCGGCGCGGCACCGACCTGGCCGACCTGATTGCCCAGGTGCCCCACCTGCTCCTCGTCGCCCAGTTCGGCATCCTCGCCTTCGAGCTGCTCAGCCCGCTGGTCTTCGTGCTACCCGAGCGCTGGCGGCTCGCCATGGTCGGCTTCTTCTACTCGTTTCACCTGGCCACCATCGCGACCATCACCATCTCGTTCGCGCCGCACCTGGTCGCCATGACCAGCTTCCTGCCCCTGGAAAGGGTCCGCCCGGTGCTCGCGCTGCGGAAGCTGGCGGCCCGCCGATCTGCGGCCGGCCACCGGCGTCCGGGCTCCGACCCGATCCCGCAACCGGCCGGCGTCGGCTCCCCGCCGGCCCACACCTCCGCACCGGTCGGCGCCGACGCACCGGCGGACCCGGCTCCCGTGACCGCCGACGCATCCCGGGACGACGTCCCCGCGAGCGCGGAGGCACGACAGGGCGGCGGCCAGCTCGCCGGCGGCGAGCCAGTGCCCGGAGCGGCACTGCCCTGACCGGCGTCCGCCGCCCCTCGACGGGCGAACACTCGCGGCCTCGCGCAGCGCTCCCCGGCCTGACGGGGTCCAACACCGGCGCCTTTCTCCGGGACCGGCGGGCGGACGGCGGTCAGGTCCCCGAGGAACCGTAGCGGCGGTCCCGGGTCTCCCGGGGCAGGGAGCAGGCTGCCGTACCGCCGGGCATCCGGTGCCGGTTGCGGGCCACCCAGCGGTAGGCGGGCCAGGCGGCGGCGCGTACGGGTGGGATCCGAAGCCCGGCCCCGGCGGCCCGCCAGAGACGGCCGCTGCTGGCGAGCAACGCGGCGATGGCGTCCGGGCCCGCGGCCCGACTGCCGTCGGAGCCGACCCACTGGACCGCCTCCTCGCACTCCGCCTCGGTCAGGCCGAGCCGGCCGAGATCGGCGAACTGCCACGGTACGACGCGGGCGCCGGTCGGGATCCGGCGCTCGATGAACTCCGCGCAGCGGGTGCAGAAGGCGCAGTCCCCGTCGTAGACGAAGGTCGACATGCCCTCATCCTCCCCCCACGGCGGCCGGCCCACACGCGGGTGTCCGGCGGGTCACTTGCACGCCGATAGGACATGTGTTCGAATGTGGGTCATGCGCTGGGAGAACCTCACCGCTCCCCCGGTTGAGGGAATTCCCGGAAGGGCAGCGCCAGCGACGCCACCCCTGCCGCTGGCGCTGCCCGACGCGGTCGTCCGCACCTTCGACACCCCGGATTTCGCGGGGATGACCTTCTACGAGGTGCGCGCCAAGTCGATCCTCAACAAGGTCCCGGGCACCTCTCGCGTCCCGTTCGAGTGGACGATCAACCCGTACCGGGGATGCAGTCACGCGTGCGTCTACTGTTTTGCCCGGAACACCCACACCTACCTTGATTTCGACTCGGGCGCGGACTTCGACCGGCAGGTGGTCGTCAAGGTCAACGCCGGTGAGCTGGTGCGCCGCGAGCTGGGCGCGAGGCGCTGGCGGGGTGCGCACGTGGCGATGGGCACCAACGTCGACTGCTACCAGCGGGCCGAGGGCCGTTACCGGCTCATGCCGCCGATCATCGAGGCGCTGCGCGATTTCGCGAACCCGTTCTCCATCCTGACCAAGGGCACGCTGATCCTGCGTGACCTGCCGCTGCTGCGGCAGGCGGCGGAGGTCACCCGGGTGGGTGTGTCGTTCTCGGTGGGCTCCGTCGACGAGGGGCTGTGGCGGTCGGTGGAGCCCGGCACGCCGAGCCCGCGCCGCCGGCTCGACGCCGTACGCCGGTTCGCCGACGCCGGGTTCGAGGTCGGCGTACTGATGGCACCGATCCTGCCCGGCCTCAGCGACTCGGACGAGTCGATCGAGGCCACCGTCGCCGCCATCGCCGCCGCCGGTGCCGCCAGCGTCACGCCGCTGCCGCTGCACCTGCGCCCCGGCGCCCTCGAGTGGTACGCACGCTGGCTCACCCGGGAACACCCCGGCCTGGTCCCCCGTTACCGGGAGTTGTTCCGGGTGGGTGCCTACGCGCCCCAGCCGTACCAGCGGGAGCTGAGCGCACGGGTGCGCATCGCCGCCCGCCGTCATGGTCTGATCCGGCCCGAACGCGGCGATCACCGCCAGATGCCGCAGCCGCCACCGCAGGCCGAGCAGCTGAGCCTGCTCTGACCGCCTGCCGGCCAGCGCGATGGTGGCGCGGCTACAGTCGGCAGGTGCGTTCCGCCCAGCAGATCCTCGCCGACTCCGCCGTGATCGCCGTCGTGGGTGCCTCCCGCGACCCGGCCAAGGCCGCCCACCGCGTGCCGGCCGAGATGCAGCGGTACGGCTGGCGCGTCATCCCGGTCAACCCGATCGCCGACGAGTTGTTCGGTGAGCGGGCGTACCGGTCCCTGGCGGACATCCCGCACCCGGTCGACCTGGTCGACGTGTTCCGGCCGGCCGAGGACGCCGTCGAGGTGGCCCGCCAGGCGGTGGCGATCGGCGCCCCGGCCGTGTGGCTGCAACTGGGCATCGTGTCACCGCAGGCGCGCCAGCTCGTGCAGGAGGCCGGCGTCGACTACGTGGAGAACCGCTGTCTCGTCATCGAGCGCGCCGCCGCGAACCTGACCCGGTCCGGCTGAACACGGCCCCTCCTCGCCTCAGAGCTTGTAGTCGCGGAGCAGGCCGCGAGAGATGATCGTTTTCTGGATCTCCGAGGTGCCCTCGCCGATGAGCAGGAACGGCGCCTCCCGCATCAACCGCTCGATCTCGTACTCCGTGGAGTAGCCGTAGCCGCCGTGGATGCGGAACGCCTCCTGGACGACCTCGGCGCAGTACTCCGAGGCGAGCAGCTTGGCCATTCCCGCCTCGACGTCGTTGCGCTGGCCGGCGTCCTTGAGCCGGGCGGCGTTGACCATCAGGGCGTGCGCCGCCTCGATCTTCGTGCCCATCTCGGCGAGTTTGAAGGCGATGGCCTGGTGCTTCGCGAGCGGCTGGCCGAAGGTCCGGCGCTGCTGGGCGTACCCGACGGCCAGCTCGAAGGCGCGGATGGAGATGCCGCAGGCGCGGGCGGCGACGTTGACCCGGCCCACCTCGATGCCGTCCATCATCTGGTAGAAGCCGCGGCCGACCTGTTCGGCGCCGCCGAGGACGGCGGTGCCGGGGACGGTGACGCCGTCGAGCACCATCTCGGTGGTCTCGACGCCCTTGTAGCCCATCTTGTCGATCTTTCCGGGGATGGTCAGGCCGGGAGCCGTCTCGCCGAAGCCGGGCTCCTTCTCCAGCAGGAAGGTGCTCATGTTGCCGTACACCGAGTCGGCGCCGGTGTCCGTCCTGACCAGGGTGGCCACCACCGAGGAGTACGCGCCGTTGGTCAGCCACATCTTCTGGCCGTCGAGGACGTAGTTGTCGCCGTCGCGGACCGCCCTCGACTTGATCGCCGAGACGTCGGAGCCGCACTCCGGTTCCGACATGGAGAAGGCGCCGCGAACCTCACCGGTGGCCATTCGCGGCAGCAGCCGGGCCCGCTGCTCGGCGGAGCCGTGTTGCGAGATCAGGTACGCCACGATGAAGTGCGTGTTGACGATCCCGGAGATCGACATCCAGCCTCGGGACAGCTCCTCCACCACCAGGGCGTAGGTCAGCAGGGACTCGCCGAGACCACCGTGTTCCTCGGCGATGGTGAGGCCGAACAGCCCCATCTCCTTCATGCCGTCGAGGATGGCGGCCGGGTACTCGTCAGCGTGTTCCAGCCGCTGCGCCTGCGGGATGATCTCCTTGTCGGCGAACTCCCGGACGGTCTCCAGGATCGACCGCTGCTCGTCGGTCAGGCCGGGCGTCCGGGCCAGTCGCGCCATCTCAGCCTCCGGGGCAGTCGGTGCGTACTCGTCAGTAACTGGACGCTCGATCAGTATCGGTCGAGGGGCCGGCGTGGCCAAGGCGACCAGTCCACCCAAGCGCTGTGAAAAGGTTCACCGCTGCGGGTAGCGTCCCGCAATGGGGACGTCCTCCACCAGGAGCGGGCCGTCCTGTGAAGACCGTACGGCGAGGCGGAGGAGGAGAGCGTGAGCCAACCACCGGAGCCCGACCAGCCGCCGTCGCCATACGAGCCACCGCCCGGCGGGCAGCAGCCGCAGTACGGGCAGCAGCAGCCGCCGCCCCATGGCCAGCCGCCGCCGTACGGCCAGCCGTCGTACGAACATCCGGGTCAGCCGCCGCACGGCCAGCAGTGGGGGCAGCAGCCGCCGTACGCCCCGCAGGTTCCCTACGGGCAGTTCGGCCCGCCGGCCGGGCAGGGCGGCGGGCGTGGCACCAACGTGCTCGCCGTCCTGTCGCTGGTCTTCGCCTTCGTCTTCGCCCCCGCCGGCATCGCCCTCGGGCACCTGGCCAAGCGCCAGCTCCGCACCAGCGGCGAGGACGGCGAACAGCTCGCCACCTGGGGCCTGATCCTCAGTTACGTCTTCACCGGGATCTACCTGGTGGCCTGCTGCGGCTGGCTCGCGCTGGTGATCTGGGCCGGCTCCGACGGCACCAGCACCTGAGCCGAGCCAGCACCTGAGGACGGCACCGGCGGTGGGGCGGAATCAGCGGAACTGGGCCTCCCGCACGCTGTTGCCGCCGTCGACCACCAGCATCTGACCGGTGATGTACGACGCCGCCGGCGAGCAGAGGAAGGTGATCGCGGCGGCCACCTCGTCCGGCGTGCCGGGGCGCCCCACCGGCGTGCCCAGGCCCTGCTTGAGCTCGGCCATGGTCGAGGCGGCGGTGTAGATGGTGCCCGGGGCCACCGCGTTCACCGTCACCCCGTCGGCGATCATCTCCATCGCCAACGCCCGGGTCAGGCCCACCACGCCCGCCTTGGCCGCCGCGTACGCCGCCTCGGTGGGCAGCGCGTTGACCGGCCCGGAGGTGGCCGCCAGGTTCACGATCCGACCCCAGCCACGCTCGGCCATCCCGCCGATGAACGCCCGGCTGCAGAGGAATGCGGTGGTGAGGTTCCGGTCGATCTCGCCACGCCACTCGTCGTAGCTGAGCTGGGCCACCGGGCGCAGCACCTCCGGGCTGGCCCGGCTGGCCAGACCGGCGTTGTTGACCAGCACCTCGACGTCACCGAGCTGCTCGGTGACGGCGTCGGCCAGCGCGCCGACCTCCGACTCGTCGGTGAGGTCGGCGACGAACCCGGTCACCCCGAGTTCGCCGGCCCGTTCGTGGATCCGGCGGGTGGTGGAGACGATCGCCACCCGGGCACCCAGGTCGGCCAGGCGACGAGCGGTGGCGTACCCGATGCCGTCCGGGCTGCCCGCCCCGGTCACCAGCGCGACCTTGCCGTCCAGGCGCATCGTCACCGGCTCGGGCAGCGGGGCCGGCGCGTCCTGCTCGCCAGGCCCCGCTGTGGTGGCTGGACGGGAGCGCCGGGCCACACCCGGCCGGCTGACGTCCCGTCTCGGTCTGTTGCCGGAACGGTCCGCCGCGCGTGCGTCAATCCCCATGCCGAGATCCTGCCCTCTGCCGCCGCGGCGGGCAACGCGCCCCCCGCTGCCGGGCGCGTCGCGGAGTATCCGGCAGTGACTACCCTGACTGCGCCACAGCAGCGCGACGGAAGAGAGCCCGATGACACAGCCCCCGCCGGCCGGCGGCTGGCCCGACCCCGCGTCGACCGGCCAGCCTTCGAGCAGCCCGCCCGTCGACCCGACCCTGCCGGTCAGCCCGCACCCGCAGCTGCCGACACAGCCCACCGGGTACGACCCGTACCAGCCGGCCACCGACCCGTACGCCGGCATGACGCCGAACCCGGGCCAGCCGCCGGCCGCCGCACCGTACCCGCCCGCCGGCTATCCCCCGCCGGCCGGATACCCGCCGGTCCCGCCCGGCTACGGCTATCCGCCACCCGGGTACGGCTACCCGCAGCAGAAGACCAACTCGATGGCCATCGTCGCCCTGGTGCTCTCCCTGATCGGCATCGGTTCGTGCATCACCGCCCCGATCGGGGCGATCATGGGACACGTGGCCATGCGCCAGATCCGGGAGACCGGCGAGGGCGGCGAGGGGATGGCGAAGGCCGCCATCATCGTCGGCTGGATCCTCACCGGCCTGCTCGCGCTGGTGATCATCGGCTATGCCATCGCGATCGCCTTCGCCATCGCGGGCTCCTCCTCCGTCTGAACGGGCCGGCGCCCGTACCGACGGCCGCCGGTGCCCGCCCCGGCAGCGGTCGGGGCGGGCATGGAAGACGGTGGCTATTCGGCCGGCGGGTCGAAGGTCGAGGTGCGCGTCATGCCGGCGGCCCGGCCCTTGGCCGCGATCACCAGCGCCATCTTGCGGGACGCCTCGTCGATCATCTCGTCGCCGAGCATGACCGCGCCGAGCCTGCCGCCCGCCTCCGAGGTGTAGTGCTCGTACGCGTCCAGGATCAACTCGGCGTGGTCGTAGTCGGCCTGGGCCGGTGAGTAGACCTCGTTCGCGGCGTCGATCTGCCCGGGGTGCAGCACCCACTTGCCGTCGAACCCGAGCGCCGCCGAGCGCCTGGCCACCGCCCGGAACGCGTCGGTGTCCCTCACCTGCAGGAACGGGCCGTCGATGGCCTGCTTGTCGTGCATCCGGGCGGCCATCAGGATGCGCATCAGGATGTAGTGGTACGGATCCCCCGGGTAGTCCGGGATGAGCCCGCCGACCACCAGCGACCTCATGTTGATCGAGGCCATGAAGTCGGCCGGGCCGAAGATGATCGTCTCGATGCGGGGCGAGGCGGCGGCGATGGCGTCGACGTTGACCAGCCCCGCCGCGTTCTCGATCTGCGCCTCGATGCCGATCCGGCCCACCTGGAGGCCGAGGGCCTTCTCCAGTTGGGTCAGCGTCATGTCCAGCCACCGCACCTGCGCCGCGTCCTGCACCTTGGGCAGCATCACGCAGTCGAGGTTGTCGCCCGCGCCCTCCACCACATCGATCACGTCCCGGTACGTCCAGGGCGTGGTGAGGTCGTTCACCCGGACCGCCCGGGTCTTGCCCGCCCAGTCCCCCTCGTTGAGCGCCGCCACGATGTTCTTCCGGGCATCCGGCTTGGCCAGCGGCGCGACCGCGTCCTCCAGGTCGAGGAAGACCTGGTCGGCCGGCAGGCCCTGGGCCTTGCCGAGCATCTTGACGCTCGATCCGGGCACGGCCAGGCAGGACCGGCGGGGGCGCCCAACGACGGCCATCGACTGCGCTCCTTCCGGGTGCGGCGGCCACGCCGGCACCGGCTCGGGACCCGGCAACTTGACGACCCCAAAGGTGTTTGTGACGCCACGGTAACCTCGTGCCGTGACCGGGGTGAATGGACCTGTGGAGGATCTCACTGAGCGCCGGCTGGTGGTGATCACGGGTGCCAGCTCCGGCATCGGA is a genomic window of Micromonospora tarapacensis containing:
- a CDS encoding MFS transporter permease, coding for MSRWLTEAVPRGRVAAFRTLVYLFVAGDLLVFTPWIRARVDVPGDLYQPLFVGRVLPLPTPNPALVNVIFWALLLLALLAATGRAPRLLGWPVFVLYLEWMIIAMSYGKVDHDRFGLLVALAVLPTAGRARHGDPARTEAGGWALRVTQLAVVCTYFLAAWAKFRFGGLDWATGSVLAKAIIRRGTDLADLIAQVPHLLLVAQFGILAFELLSPLVFVLPERWRLAMVGFFYSFHLATIATITISFAPHLVAMTSFLPLERVRPVLALRKLAARRSAAGHRRPGSDPIPQPAGVGSPPAHTSAPVGADAPADPAPVTADASRDDVPASAEARQGGGQLAGGEPVPGAALP
- a CDS encoding thiol-disulfide oxidoreductase DCC family protein, whose product is MSTFVYDGDCAFCTRCAEFIERRIPTGARVVPWQFADLGRLGLTEAECEEAVQWVGSDGSRAAGPDAIAALLASSGRLWRAAGAGLRIPPVRAAAWPAYRWVARNRHRMPGGTAACSLPRETRDRRYGSSGT
- a CDS encoding Rv2578c family radical SAM protein codes for the protein MRWENLTAPPVEGIPGRAAPATPPLPLALPDAVVRTFDTPDFAGMTFYEVRAKSILNKVPGTSRVPFEWTINPYRGCSHACVYCFARNTHTYLDFDSGADFDRQVVVKVNAGELVRRELGARRWRGAHVAMGTNVDCYQRAEGRYRLMPPIIEALRDFANPFSILTKGTLILRDLPLLRQAAEVTRVGVSFSVGSVDEGLWRSVEPGTPSPRRRLDAVRRFADAGFEVGVLMAPILPGLSDSDESIEATVAAIAAAGAASVTPLPLHLRPGALEWYARWLTREHPGLVPRYRELFRVGAYAPQPYQRELSARVRIAARRHGLIRPERGDHRQMPQPPPQAEQLSLL
- a CDS encoding CoA-binding protein, translated to MRSAQQILADSAVIAVVGASRDPAKAAHRVPAEMQRYGWRVIPVNPIADELFGERAYRSLADIPHPVDLVDVFRPAEDAVEVARQAVAIGAPAVWLQLGIVSPQARQLVQEAGVDYVENRCLVIERAAANLTRSG
- a CDS encoding acyl-CoA dehydrogenase family protein, with product MARLARTPGLTDEQRSILETVREFADKEIIPQAQRLEHADEYPAAILDGMKEMGLFGLTIAEEHGGLGESLLTYALVVEELSRGWMSISGIVNTHFIVAYLISQHGSAEQRARLLPRMATGEVRGAFSMSEPECGSDVSAIKSRAVRDGDNYVLDGQKMWLTNGAYSSVVATLVRTDTGADSVYGNMSTFLLEKEPGFGETAPGLTIPGKIDKMGYKGVETTEMVLDGVTVPGTAVLGGAEQVGRGFYQMMDGIEVGRVNVAARACGISIRAFELAVGYAQQRRTFGQPLAKHQAIAFKLAEMGTKIEAAHALMVNAARLKDAGQRNDVEAGMAKLLASEYCAEVVQEAFRIHGGYGYSTEYEIERLMREAPFLLIGEGTSEIQKTIISRGLLRDYKL
- a CDS encoding DUF4190 domain-containing protein, whose amino-acid sequence is MSQPPEPDQPPSPYEPPPGGQQPQYGQQQPPPHGQPPPYGQPSYEHPGQPPHGQQWGQQPPYAPQVPYGQFGPPAGQGGGRGTNVLAVLSLVFAFVFAPAGIALGHLAKRQLRTSGEDGEQLATWGLILSYVFTGIYLVACCGWLALVIWAGSDGTST
- a CDS encoding SDR family NAD(P)-dependent oxidoreductase, yielding MARRSRPATTAGPGEQDAPAPLPEPVTMRLDGKVALVTGAGSPDGIGYATARRLADLGARVAIVSTTRRIHERAGELGVTGFVADLTDESEVGALADAVTEQLGDVEVLVNNAGLASRASPEVLRPVAQLSYDEWRGEIDRNLTTAFLCSRAFIGGMAERGWGRIVNLAATSGPVNALPTEAAYAAAKAGVVGLTRALAMEMIADGVTVNAVAPGTIYTAASTMAELKQGLGTPVGRPGTPDEVAAAITFLCSPAASYITGQMLVVDGGNSVREAQFR
- a CDS encoding DUF4190 domain-containing protein; this translates as MTQPPPAGGWPDPASTGQPSSSPPVDPTLPVSPHPQLPTQPTGYDPYQPATDPYAGMTPNPGQPPAAAPYPPAGYPPPAGYPPVPPGYGYPPPGYGYPQQKTNSMAIVALVLSLIGIGSCITAPIGAIMGHVAMRQIRETGEGGEGMAKAAIIVGWILTGLLALVIIGYAIAIAFAIAGSSSV
- a CDS encoding HpcH/HpaI aldolase/citrate lyase family protein, whose amino-acid sequence is MAVVGRPRRSCLAVPGSSVKMLGKAQGLPADQVFLDLEDAVAPLAKPDARKNIVAALNEGDWAGKTRAVRVNDLTTPWTYRDVIDVVEGAGDNLDCVMLPKVQDAAQVRWLDMTLTQLEKALGLQVGRIGIEAQIENAAGLVNVDAIAAASPRIETIIFGPADFMASINMRSLVVGGLIPDYPGDPYHYILMRILMAARMHDKQAIDGPFLQVRDTDAFRAVARRSAALGFDGKWVLHPGQIDAANEVYSPAQADYDHAELILDAYEHYTSEAGGRLGAVMLGDEMIDEASRKMALVIAAKGRAAGMTRTSTFDPPAE